One Paralichthys olivaceus isolate ysfri-2021 chromosome 21, ASM2471397v2, whole genome shotgun sequence genomic window carries:
- the foxl3 gene encoding forkhead box L3: MFDNTHYPFNCFNYDGDGYPSSSTDEDKKMCRPAYSYIALIAMAIQQSPEQRVTLSGIYEFIMKRFPYYRSNQRAWQNSIRHNLSLNSCFIKVPRTEGNEKGKGNYWTFATGCESMLDLFENGNFRRRRRRRNMKISLRDSGETPFHPLESHNNQHVPSARHPESDSTLCPLNPDRPRPGPQQNLLIPNPTQQGKPESEIKFSIDYILSTPDPPLPGYRSSYGPVHIGPTGPPLHVLESQQLNLHFWTL, encoded by the exons ATGTTTGATAACACCCACTACCCCTTCAACTGCTTCAACTACGATGGGGACGGATACCCTTCATCCAGCACTGACGAGGACAAGAAGATGTGCAGACCTGCATACAG CTACATCGCTCTGATCGCCATGGCGATCCAGCAGAGCCCCGAGCAGCGTGTCACTCTGTCGGGAATCTACGAGTTCATCATGAAGAGGTTTCCGTACTATCGCTCCAACCAGAGAGCCTGGCAGAACTCCATCAGACACAACCTGTCTCTCAACAGCTGCTTCATCAAG gTTCCTCGAACAGAGGGCAACGAGAAGGGGAAGGGAAACTACTGGACTTTTGCCACTGGCTGTGAATCCATGCTCGACCTCTTTGAAAATGGTAACTTTCGGCGTCGCCGGCGCAGGAGGAACATGAAAATCAGCCTCCGTGACTCTGGAGAAACCCCTTTCCACCCTCTGGAAAGCCACAACAATCAACATGTACCCTCAGCCCGGCACCCAGAATCTGACTCCACCCTCTGCCCTTTGAACCCTGACAGGCCGAGGCCGGGTCCGCAGCAAAACCTCCTCATCCCAAACCCCACCCAGCAGGGGAAACCAGAGTCGGAGATCAAGTTTAGCATTGACTACATCCTGTCCACTCCAGATCCACCCCTACCTGGGTACAGATCCTCCTATGGCCCCGTGCACATAGGGCCCACAGGGCCGCCATTGCATGTTCTGGAGTCCCAGCAGCTGAACCTGCACTTCTGGACTCTGTGa